TCTCGAAATACGAAATCAAAACTCTGGTTCTTCGAAAAGCACGCCTGACCAAAATCCCAGATTGGGTGTTTGATATTAAAACTTTGGAAACTTTAGATCTTGGCGATAACTACATCGATGAACTAAGCCCAGAAGTTTGTAACCTATACGAACTAAAGGAGCTTTATCTCTGGGTTAACGACCTCCATAATTTACCTTTTTGTGTAAATGAAATGGTTAACCTCAGACGAGTGGATATGACAGGTATTAAGCTTAATATCGACGATCAAAAGAATCTGACTAACAGCTTTAGAGCCGTTAATTTTATTTTTTCGGAACCCTGCCTTTGCAATTTCGGTGAAGAGGATTAGCCTCTACTGAAAGGAATTAGAGGTCTATCCAACCAATTCCCATCCTTTTTTAGCCAATATCTTTCGAAAAAAAGTAAGCAGACCACTGCAATTACCGACCCCACCAAAATATCTACCATAAAGTGCTGGGAAATATACACCCTAGAAAATCCTGTAATAGCAGCCATACAAAAGCACAAAAATTTCGCCCACTGAGGCTTGACCAAAATTGCGAGCATAAAAAATACACTAAAGGCACTCTGTGTATGTCCACTTGGAAAACTGTGATGCCCACGTAATACCACTCCCTCTACCCAATGGTAATGCTCGTAAATTTGCATCATGTTTTTAGGACGCATAATGCCCGGAAATAAGACCAATTTCCCCAACATGGTTAAAACCCCTGCACTTAAATAACCACAAGCAAAAGTTAGGGCTTTACGAGTGGACAGAACTGCACAAAAAAGGGCAACCAGAATAACAGGGATCCATTCACCCAGTTTGGTGATTCGAGGAAAAGCGTAATCGCCCCAAGTTCCATGAAATTGATTAATCCAAAATTGCCCCTCTAATTTGGGTACAGTAATCACAAATATTAAAACTGCGATGCCCACAATGCCATGGGCTAACAAAAAGCCGCTGTGCTTTAATTTATTTAAGCTCAACTTCATTATGCAACTGGCATTTTATTGATATCTCATTAATTATATTAGGATCCTGTTCTATTGCATTACCTATCACCACCAAATGCG
This genomic interval from Luteibaculum oceani contains the following:
- a CDS encoding phosphatase PAP2 family protein gives rise to the protein MKLSLNKLKHSGFLLAHGIVGIAVLIFVITVPKLEGQFWINQFHGTWGDYAFPRITKLGEWIPVILVALFCAVLSTRKALTFACGYLSAGVLTMLGKLVLFPGIMRPKNMMQIYEHYHWVEGVVLRGHHSFPSGHTQSAFSVFFMLAILVKPQWAKFLCFCMAAITGFSRVYISQHFMVDILVGSVIAVVCLLFFERYWLKKDGNWLDRPLIPFSRG
- a CDS encoding leucine-rich repeat domain-containing protein, producing MKTRKIAWSFLALILSTFPFLVDAQIDYCKYKRESDCMSTRAIKIKARDLDAYLFDLENYNGKAPKYIFVQGDLSDSKNADNLSKYEIKTLVLRKARLTKIPDWVFDIKTLETLDLGDNYIDELSPEVCNLYELKELYLWVNDLHNLPFCVNEMVNLRRVDMTGIKLNIDDQKNLTNSFRAVNFIFSEPCLCNFGEED